A portion of the Edaphobacter lichenicola genome contains these proteins:
- a CDS encoding DUF3309 domain-containing protein, which produces MPLIVILIILLVLFGGGGYYMGPGIGYYGGGGISLILGVIVIYLLFGRGRGRL; this is translated from the coding sequence ATGCCTCTGATAGTCATTCTCATCATCTTGTTAGTTCTCTTCGGCGGTGGCGGCTACTACATGGGCCCCGGAATCGGTTACTACGGTGGCGGTGGCATTAGCCTGATTCTCGGTGTGATCGTCATCTACCTGCTCTTCGGGCGAGGACGAGGCCGGCTCTAA
- a CDS encoding SDR family NAD(P)-dependent oxidoreductase produces MEDNLALVTGASSGIGLQLAKELANRGYDLVISSAGERLSAAAEEMRSNGHQVVEVNADLATRKGVDQLWAQVQSLGRPVDIACINAGVGVGGLFSETDLDAELNMVELNCVGTVQLAKLVVRHMKELNAGKILFTASIAGEMVAPREAVYAATKAFVLSFAHSLRYELKETGITVTALQPGPTDTDFFHRAGMDDTEVGQKGKSESEPKDVARQGINALLAGKDHVYAASFKTKLEGALANVMPGTLKAAMHEKMAKPSSEK; encoded by the coding sequence ATGGAAGATAATTTGGCTTTAGTTACAGGCGCATCGAGTGGCATCGGCCTTCAATTAGCGAAAGAATTAGCAAACAGAGGATATGACCTTGTCATTTCTTCGGCCGGCGAGAGACTGAGCGCAGCCGCCGAGGAGATGCGGAGCAACGGGCACCAAGTGGTTGAGGTGAATGCTGATCTCGCGACGAGGAAAGGTGTTGATCAGCTGTGGGCGCAGGTCCAATCTCTTGGTCGCCCAGTCGACATTGCCTGCATCAACGCAGGCGTGGGAGTGGGCGGATTATTCTCTGAGACTGATCTCGACGCCGAGTTGAATATGGTGGAACTCAACTGTGTCGGAACGGTGCAGCTTGCGAAGCTTGTGGTGCGGCATATGAAAGAGTTGAATGCCGGCAAGATTCTGTTCACTGCTTCTATTGCAGGTGAGATGGTCGCGCCACGAGAAGCGGTTTACGCTGCAACAAAAGCATTTGTTCTTTCGTTCGCCCATAGCCTTCGGTATGAGTTGAAAGAAACCGGCATCACAGTGACGGCTCTTCAACCGGGCCCGACCGATACCGACTTCTTCCATCGTGCAGGAATGGACGATACCGAGGTAGGACAGAAAGGTAAATCTGAAAGCGAACCAAAGGATGTTGCCCGCCAAGGAATTAATGCCTTGTTGGCTGGTAAAGATCACGTCTACGCTGCATCGTTCAAGACAAAGCTGGAAGGGGCTCTGGCCAATGTCATGCCGGGTACTCTGAAAGCTGCGATGCACGAGAAGATGGCTAAGCCAAGCTCTGAAAAGTAA
- a CDS encoding SRPBCC family protein, whose product MSSALKEKPYAEEVPNNSPASVILNGRYLPPPEDKEGRLWVRTSALIQASADDLYAMWRNVEAAPGWQEQITHVTVTGERTSHWVMQAGEKTIEWDSEILADEPGRRIAWRSIGGDSDNAGEVIFEEAPGGRGIVVTVLQAFHMGKLASAWETFTGRNPKQAVIENLRHFKALAETGEIPRTQGQPHEDRGFIGKIKASTYGEKVPTPSGSN is encoded by the coding sequence ATGTCCTCTGCCTTAAAGGAAAAGCCCTATGCGGAAGAAGTGCCCAATAACAGCCCAGCAAGTGTAATTCTCAACGGACGTTATCTTCCTCCTCCTGAGGACAAAGAAGGCAGACTCTGGGTAAGAACGTCCGCGCTGATTCAAGCGAGCGCAGACGATTTATACGCTATGTGGCGTAACGTTGAAGCCGCACCTGGCTGGCAGGAGCAAATTACGCACGTTACGGTCACAGGTGAGCGAACTTCGCATTGGGTGATGCAGGCCGGCGAAAAGACCATTGAATGGGATTCCGAAATCCTCGCGGACGAACCTGGGAGGCGGATCGCATGGCGATCCATCGGTGGCGACTCGGACAATGCCGGTGAGGTCATCTTTGAAGAGGCTCCTGGTGGCCGCGGTATTGTGGTGACGGTACTGCAGGCGTTCCACATGGGCAAATTAGCTAGCGCCTGGGAGACGTTCACTGGTCGCAATCCGAAACAAGCCGTGATTGAAAACCTACGACACTTCAAAGCTCTCGCCGAGACGGGCGAAATCCCGAGAACTCAGGGACAACCTCACGAGGACCGCGGCTTCATCGGAAAGATAAAGGCATCGACCTATGGTGAAAAAGTTCCTACGCCTTCGGGATCAAACTGA
- a CDS encoding zinc-dependent alcohol dehydrogenase, giving the protein MKAVCWMGKSKVETLTVADPKLLNPHDAIIKITKTAICGSDLHLYDGFIPTMESGDILGHEFMGVVEEVGKEVTNLRRGDRVVIPFTIACGNCLFCKKKIWAACDNSNPNAHLMEAAYGYSGSGLFGYSHMMGGYAGGQAQYARVPFANVGPLKIESDLPDEKVLFLSDIFPTGYMAAENAQIQSGDTVAVWGCGPVGQFAIASAFMLGAARVIAIDRLPERLEMARSLGAITVDYSEEDVSVLTALKDLTGGIGPDACIDAVGLEAHSAQLQGTYDKVKVALMMETDRPSVLRQAIQAVRKGGTLSVPGVYGGLLDKVPFGAAFGKGITMKMGQTNMHNYMKPLLERIEKGQIDPSYIISHRITLEQAPEMYKVWRDKKENVTKIVIDPWANAAA; this is encoded by the coding sequence ATGAAGGCTGTATGTTGGATGGGAAAGAGCAAAGTAGAAACGCTTACGGTAGCAGACCCGAAGCTTCTAAATCCGCATGACGCGATCATCAAGATCACGAAAACTGCCATTTGCGGATCAGATCTTCACCTCTACGACGGATTCATACCGACCATGGAATCGGGAGATATCCTGGGCCACGAGTTTATGGGTGTCGTCGAAGAAGTGGGAAAAGAAGTCACCAATCTGCGGCGCGGAGATCGAGTCGTTATTCCATTCACGATTGCATGCGGCAACTGTCTCTTCTGCAAGAAGAAGATCTGGGCTGCGTGTGACAACAGCAATCCCAATGCTCATTTGATGGAAGCCGCTTACGGATATTCAGGCTCGGGCCTGTTTGGCTACTCCCATATGATGGGCGGTTATGCTGGCGGGCAGGCGCAGTATGCGCGTGTTCCTTTTGCGAATGTAGGCCCATTGAAGATCGAAAGCGATCTTCCGGATGAGAAGGTGCTTTTCCTTTCCGATATCTTCCCGACCGGATATATGGCGGCTGAAAATGCGCAGATCCAATCTGGAGATACGGTCGCGGTGTGGGGTTGCGGGCCGGTAGGTCAGTTCGCAATTGCAAGCGCGTTCATGCTTGGGGCTGCACGAGTGATCGCAATTGATCGTCTACCGGAACGACTTGAGATGGCGCGAAGCCTCGGGGCAATCACGGTCGACTATTCCGAGGAGGATGTCAGCGTTCTCACCGCACTCAAAGATCTAACTGGTGGCATTGGCCCGGACGCGTGCATTGATGCCGTTGGTCTCGAGGCTCATTCCGCTCAACTTCAGGGAACCTACGACAAGGTCAAGGTCGCTCTGATGATGGAGACCGATCGACCAAGCGTACTCCGGCAGGCAATTCAGGCTGTCCGCAAGGGCGGCACCTTGTCGGTGCCTGGAGTCTATGGTGGCCTCCTCGATAAAGTGCCGTTTGGGGCGGCTTTTGGTAAGGGCATCACTATGAAGATGGGCCAGACCAACATGCATAACTACATGAAACCTCTGCTTGAGCGGATCGAGAAAGGACAGATCGATCCGAGCTATATCATCTCTCATCGCATCACGCTTGAGCAGGCGCCTGAGATGTACAAGGTCTGGAGAGACAAGAAAGAGAATGTGACAAAGATCGTGATCGATCCTTGGGCAAACGCAGCAGCCTAG
- a CDS encoding SDR family oxidoreductase: protein MSSDNPISRRDLVTHLGAGIAGAAITVAVPNAQAQTAAGNTAAPFVDPTTKYPKPPYPGQSQPWPGLASKMNPRPDHGETSYKGSGRLIGRKALITGGDSGMGRAAAIAYAREGADVVISYYPTEEPDAREVIQLIKAEGRKAIPIPGDLRQESYCKELVTKAIAELGGLDIVVSNAGRQQQCEDILQLTTEAFDATMKTNIYAPFWIIKAALPHMQPGSCIIATTSEQAYDPAGNLYDYAQTKAATMNYVKSLAKQFGPKGIRVNGVAPGPIWTPLQVSGGATQDHLIHFGETYPLRRAGQPAELASIYVQLAANGASYTTGNIYGAGGGAGQP from the coding sequence ATGAGTTCTGACAATCCGATTTCCCGCCGCGATCTTGTAACCCATCTTGGAGCCGGGATTGCGGGCGCTGCGATTACCGTGGCTGTTCCCAATGCGCAGGCCCAGACGGCGGCGGGGAATACCGCTGCACCATTTGTCGATCCAACAACCAAATATCCAAAGCCGCCCTATCCGGGACAATCACAACCGTGGCCCGGTCTCGCCAGTAAGATGAATCCTCGACCGGATCACGGCGAGACGAGCTATAAGGGGTCGGGCCGGCTCATCGGACGCAAAGCGCTTATCACGGGCGGCGACTCTGGCATGGGACGCGCTGCTGCCATCGCCTATGCGCGGGAGGGCGCCGATGTTGTCATCAGCTATTACCCCACGGAGGAGCCTGACGCTCGCGAAGTCATTCAGCTGATCAAGGCTGAGGGCCGCAAGGCCATCCCGATACCAGGTGACCTTCGCCAGGAGAGCTACTGCAAGGAACTTGTTACGAAGGCCATCGCTGAACTTGGTGGGCTCGACATTGTTGTGTCCAATGCGGGACGCCAGCAGCAGTGCGAAGACATACTCCAGCTCACGACAGAAGCTTTTGATGCGACCATGAAGACCAATATCTATGCTCCTTTCTGGATCATCAAGGCAGCACTCCCGCACATGCAGCCGGGCTCGTGCATCATTGCCACAACGTCTGAGCAAGCCTACGATCCCGCGGGCAACTTGTATGACTACGCCCAGACAAAGGCAGCGACGATGAATTATGTGAAGTCATTGGCCAAACAGTTCGGTCCTAAGGGAATTCGCGTGAATGGTGTTGCGCCGGGACCAATCTGGACACCACTTCAGGTTTCAGGCGGAGCAACCCAAGATCACTTGATTCACTTTGGCGAAACGTATCCACTAAGACGAGCAGGCCAGCCGGCCGAACTCGCCAGTATTTACGTGCAGCTTGCAGCTAACGGCGCCAGCTATACCACTGGCAATATCTATGGCGCGGGCGGTGGTGCGGGCCAGCCGTAG
- a CDS encoding acyl-CoA dehydrogenase family protein: protein MMTEALVVQLRKTVAEEIPLPGVGRTDRRHRSLFEVGRIDLSLARMAEAHWDAVAILNENGSNPKPNCLYGVWASERPGQAITLERNHDSFRITGKKMFCSGAGLVDRALITVGGPEPQLVDVDLRDNVRFLRFDDSNWKTNAFRETHTSTVTFENLPVTPEELIGLPGWYLQRPGFWHGACGPAACWAGGAAGLVDYANEQCREDPHTLAHLGAMRASIWASLSYLDSAGREIDAAPKDCERALVRALTVRHLIEQACTDILRRLSRAYGPHPVAMDEKISKRYQELDLYLRQSHAERDLEALGRAIEISSAQNRVLQLR, encoded by the coding sequence ATGATGACCGAAGCGCTTGTCGTCCAGCTTCGCAAGACAGTCGCAGAAGAAATTCCTCTACCTGGTGTCGGACGCACTGACAGGCGTCACCGATCTTTGTTCGAGGTTGGCCGCATAGATCTCTCCCTCGCCCGTATGGCAGAAGCACATTGGGATGCAGTCGCTATCCTCAACGAGAATGGCAGCAATCCTAAACCGAATTGCCTTTACGGAGTGTGGGCGTCCGAGCGTCCAGGACAGGCGATCACGCTGGAACGGAACCATGACTCATTTCGGATCACTGGGAAAAAGATGTTTTGCAGTGGCGCCGGATTAGTCGATCGCGCACTCATCACAGTGGGCGGCCCTGAGCCGCAACTTGTGGATGTTGATCTTCGGGATAATGTTCGCTTCCTTCGATTTGATGATTCAAACTGGAAGACGAATGCCTTTCGAGAAACCCATACCTCGACCGTGACCTTCGAGAATCTACCTGTCACCCCTGAAGAACTAATCGGACTCCCGGGCTGGTATCTTCAGCGGCCGGGCTTCTGGCACGGGGCATGCGGACCCGCAGCCTGTTGGGCGGGAGGCGCTGCAGGACTCGTTGATTATGCTAACGAACAATGCAGAGAAGACCCTCACACGTTGGCGCACCTTGGCGCAATGCGGGCTTCAATCTGGGCCTCATTGTCCTACCTCGATTCAGCAGGTCGTGAGATCGACGCTGCTCCAAAAGATTGTGAAAGAGCCCTCGTACGCGCCCTGACCGTTCGGCATCTTATCGAGCAAGCCTGCACGGACATCTTAAGAAGATTATCGCGTGCCTACGGACCGCATCCAGTCGCGATGGACGAGAAGATTTCTAAACGCTATCAGGAGCTGGACCTATATCTTCGCCAGTCTCACGCCGAACGCGATCTGGAAGCGCTAGGTCGCGCTATCGAGATCTCGTCGGCTCAAAATCGCGTTCTCCAACTCAGGTGA
- a CDS encoding glycosyltransferase produces MSHNPWHVAVVIPARNEEALLPRCLKSVLEACALLPVSVTTDVVVACDTSTDLTFEIAKKILAEHGTVVTTEAGAVGHARSLATRMALRRYSGQLRRCWLANTDADCCVPKSWLFDQLLFADQGIETVAGIVDVDSFEEHDIGVDLRFRNTYLIHADGSHPHVHGANLGIRGDVYLRSGGWKGLATAEDHDLWDRLMKTAARRTSTAAVKVLTSGRRVGRAPHGFADALAVHNEESA; encoded by the coding sequence ATGAGTCATAATCCATGGCACGTAGCGGTGGTGATTCCTGCTCGGAATGAAGAAGCTCTCCTTCCTCGATGCCTGAAATCCGTGTTGGAGGCGTGTGCACTTCTTCCGGTATCGGTCACCACGGATGTCGTTGTCGCCTGCGATACTTCTACCGACCTGACATTTGAAATCGCGAAAAAGATCCTGGCAGAACATGGAACAGTTGTGACAACAGAAGCGGGGGCTGTGGGCCACGCACGTTCGCTTGCCACTAGGATGGCTCTGCGGCGGTATTCAGGCCAGCTCCGTCGTTGTTGGCTGGCAAATACGGATGCCGACTGCTGCGTACCGAAGTCATGGCTATTCGATCAGCTTTTGTTCGCAGACCAAGGCATAGAAACAGTCGCCGGTATTGTCGACGTCGATTCGTTCGAGGAGCACGACATCGGTGTAGACCTGCGGTTCCGCAATACCTACCTTATCCATGCGGATGGCTCCCATCCACATGTCCATGGAGCAAACCTGGGAATTCGTGGTGATGTCTACCTTCGCTCGGGCGGATGGAAAGGACTTGCGACGGCTGAGGATCATGATCTATGGGATCGCCTTATGAAGACTGCTGCGCGACGCACCTCAACGGCCGCAGTGAAAGTATTGACTAGTGGTCGGCGTGTTGGACGCGCACCCCATGGATTTGCAGATGCTCTTGCTGTGCACAATGAGGAGAGTGCATGA
- a CDS encoding nodulation S family protein has product MIRNTTSRAFFDALYESSPDPWSFASSSYELGRYERILQALPCSRYKRAFEPGCSIGVLTERLASICDEVEAIEISCIAVDRARQRCSTRTNVHIVCASMPDQMPTGEFDLVVFSEIGYYFAESQLASLIDRLITQISPGGTFLATHWLGFSPDHLLNGDSVHQVISNIKELSLEHSERHADFRLDRWVRL; this is encoded by the coding sequence ATGATCAGGAACACTACAAGTCGCGCCTTTTTTGATGCGCTCTACGAGAGCAGCCCGGATCCGTGGAGCTTCGCGTCGAGTAGCTATGAGCTTGGCCGTTACGAGCGCATTCTTCAAGCTCTCCCTTGTAGTCGATACAAACGCGCTTTCGAACCGGGATGTTCTATCGGAGTTCTGACAGAGCGACTGGCTTCCATCTGTGACGAGGTAGAGGCGATTGAGATCTCCTGCATCGCAGTCGATCGGGCACGTCAACGCTGCAGCACCCGAACAAACGTCCACATTGTGTGCGCATCGATGCCAGACCAGATGCCAACCGGTGAGTTCGATCTGGTCGTATTCAGCGAGATCGGATATTACTTCGCCGAATCCCAATTGGCATCTCTCATAGATCGACTGATCACCCAGATTAGCCCCGGCGGCACATTTCTTGCTACACATTGGCTCGGCTTCTCTCCCGACCATCTTTTGAACGGGGACAGTGTCCATCAGGTCATCTCGAATATCAAGGAGCTGAGTCTGGAACACTCGGAACGTCACGCAGATTTCCGCCTGGATCGATGGGTGCGCCTATGA
- a CDS encoding PIG-L deacetylase family protein codes for MIVPLSLEEEWSPMWEAATSWQPSGKNVLVISPHPDDETLGVGGLISTQVSEGVPVQIVAVTDGENAYGRGDSTLAANRRMEQSAAVRQLGLKPGDVIRLGLTDSAVSSEESTLTERLFPLVSRETHIFAPWIGDFHPDHEACGRVAQTVAQRAGASLTFYFFWTWHRGTPQLLKNLPLRSLSLSADHRRSKLSALSQYRSQLEHPSRQPILPDELLWPARRSTEIFLPS; via the coding sequence ATGATCGTACCCCTGTCTCTAGAAGAAGAGTGGTCACCCATGTGGGAAGCCGCGACGTCGTGGCAACCATCTGGGAAGAATGTCCTTGTGATTTCACCACATCCGGATGATGAAACTCTCGGAGTCGGGGGCTTGATTTCAACACAAGTTTCGGAAGGCGTTCCTGTGCAGATAGTCGCCGTAACAGACGGTGAGAACGCATATGGCCGGGGCGACTCTACTCTTGCTGCGAACCGACGAATGGAACAAAGTGCGGCAGTTAGGCAACTGGGTTTGAAGCCCGGCGACGTTATTCGTCTCGGGCTTACTGACAGCGCTGTCAGCTCTGAAGAAAGCACTCTCACAGAACGCCTCTTCCCGCTCGTATCTAGAGAAACCCACATTTTTGCTCCATGGATAGGAGACTTTCATCCAGACCATGAAGCCTGCGGTCGCGTAGCGCAGACAGTTGCGCAGCGGGCGGGAGCATCGCTCACTTTTTATTTTTTTTGGACGTGGCACCGCGGAACACCACAGCTGCTTAAGAACCTGCCTCTGCGGTCGCTTTCTCTCAGTGCTGATCATCGGCGCTCAAAGCTTAGTGCGTTATCTCAGTACCGTTCTCAATTGGAGCATCCTTCGCGACAACCCATCCTTCCGGATGAGCTGCTTTGGCCTGCCCGACGTTCGACCGAAATCTTTTTGCCTTCATGA